The Enterobacter asburiae genomic sequence TCGCGCAGCTGCTGAATAAAGACTGGCGAGCGGCCATCTCCAGCTGTGAACTTCTGCTGTCAGAAACCTCCGGCACGCTGCGCGAACTCCAGGATACGCTGGAAGCCGCAGGGGACAAGCTGCAGGCCAACCTGCTGCGCATCCAGGATGCGACGCTGGCGCACGACGATCTGCATTTTATCGACCGCCTGGTGTTCGATTTGCAGAGTAAGCTTGACCGCATTATCAGCTGGGGCCAGCAGTCGATCGACCTGTGGATCGGCTACGACCGACACGTGCATAAATTTATCCGTACCGCGATTGATATGGATAAAAACCGCGTCTTTGCTCAGCGTCTGCGTCAGTCGGTGCAGACCTATTTCGATGCGCCGTGGGCGCTGACCTACGCCAATGCCGATCGTCTGCTGGATATGCGCGACGAAGAGATGGCGCTGCGCGATGAAGAGGTGACCGGTGAACTGCCGCCGGATCTGGAATACGAAGAATTTAACGAAATTCGCGAGCAGCTTGCGGCGATGATCGAAGAACAGCTCGCTGTCTACAAAACCAGACAAGTGCCGCTGGATCTTGGTCTCGTGGTTCGCGACTATCTGGCGCAATATCCACGCGCGCGCCACTTCGACATTGCCCGCATTGTGGTAGACCAGGCGGTGCGCCTGGGCGTCGCGCAAGCAGATTTCACCGGACTGCCGCCGAAGTGGCAGCCAATTAACGATTACGGAGCCAAGGTACAGGCGCATGTCATTGACAAATATTGAACAAGTGATGCCCGTTAAGCTGGCACAGGCGCTGGCGAATCCGTTATTTCCGGCGCTGGACAGCCAGCTGCGTGCCGGTCGTCACATTGGCTTAGACGAGCTGGATAATCACGCCTTTTTGATGGACTTTCAGGAGTACCTGGAAGAGTTTTACGCACGCTACAACGTGGAGCTTATCCGCGCGCCGGAAGGGTTTTTCTACCTGCGCCCGCGCTCCACGACGCTGATTCCGCGTTCCGTGCTTTCCGAGCTGGATATGATGGTCGGCAAAATTCTCTGCTACCTCTACCTCAGTCCGGAACGTCTGGCGAATGAAGGGATCTTCACCCAGCAGGAACTTTACGACGAGCTGTTGACGCTGGCAGATGAAGGCAAGCTGCTCAAGCTGGTGAACAACCGCTCCACGGGGTCGGATCTTGACCGTCAGAAATTACAGGAAAAGGTTCGCTCTTCCCTGAACCGTCTGCGTCGTCTGGGGATGGTCTGGTTTATGGGCCACGACAGCAGCAAATTCCGCATCACGGAATCTGTCTTCCGCTTCGGCGCCGACGTGCGTGCGGGCGATGACGCGCGTGAAGCGCAGCTTCGCATGATCCGCGACGGTGAAGCGATGCCGGTGGAAAACCATTTGCAGCTCAATGACGAGCATGAAGAGAATCTGCCGGATAGCGGGGAGGAAGAGTAATGATTGAACGCGGTAAATTTCGCTCACTGACGCTGATTAACTGGAACGGCTTCTTTGCCCGAACGTTCGATCTGGATGAGCTGGTCACGACGCTCTCCGGCGGTAACGGTGCGGGTAAATCCACCACCATGGCGGCCTTTGTTACGGCGCTGATCCCTGACCTGACGCTGCTTCACTTCCGTAACACCACCGAAGCGGGGGCAACAAGCGGCTCCCGTGATAAAGGCTTGCACGGTAAGCTGAAGGCCGGCGTCTGTTATTCGGTTCTGGACGTCATTAACTCCCGTCATCAGCGTGTGGTGGTGGGCGTGCGGCTGCAGCAGGTCGCCGGTCGCGACCGTAAAGTGGATATCAAACCGTTTGCGATCCAGGGGCTGCCAACGTCCGTGCAGCCGACGGCGCTGCTGACGGAAACCCTGAACGAACGTCAGGCGCGCGTGCTGACGCTGCAGGAGCTGAAGGACAAGCTCGAAGCTATCGAAGGCGTACAGTTCAAGCAGTTCAACTCCATTACCGACTACCACTCGCTGATGTTCGATCTGGGCGTGGTGGCGCGTCGTCTGCGCACCGCATCAGACCGTAGTAAATACTACCGCCTGATCGAAGCATCTCTGTACGGCGGTATCTCCAGCGCGATTACCCGCTCCCTGCGCGACTACCTGCTGCCGGAAAACAGCGGCGTGCGTAAGGCCTTCCAGGATATGGAAGCGGCGCTGCGCGAAAACCGCATGACGCTGGAAGCGATTCGCGTTACCCAGTCTGACCGCGACCTGTTTAAACATCTGATCAGCGAAGCCACCAACTACGTGGCGGCGGACTACATGCGCCACGCCAACGAGCGCCGGGTGCATCTCGATCAGGCATTAGAATACCGCCGCGAGCTGTTTACCTCCCGTAAACAGCTGGTGGCCGAGCAGTACAAGCACGTCGAAATGGCGCGCGAGCTGGGCGAGCACAACGGTGCTGAAGGCGACCTGGAAGCCGATTACCAGGCCGCCAGCGATCACCTGAACCTGGTGCAGACCGCGCTGCGTCAGCAGGAAAAAATCGAGCGCTATGAAGCGGATCTCGATGAGCTGCAGATTCGTCTCGAAGAGCAAAATGAAGTGGTGGCTGAAGCCGCCGACATGCAGGAAGAGAACGAAGCCCGCGCCGAAGCGGCCGAGCTGGAAGTGGATGAGCTGAAAAGCCAGCTTGCCGATTACCAGCAGGCGCTTGACGTGCAGCAGACGCGTGCGATTCAGTACACCCAGGCACTGCAGGCATTACAGCGTGCAAAAGAGCTGTGCCATCTGCCTGACCTGACGCCGGACAGCGCCGACGAGTGGCTGGATACCTTCCAGGCCAAAGAGCAGGAAGCCACCGAGAAACTGCTCTCCCTTGAACAGAAAATGAGCGTCGCGCAAACGGCGCACAGCCAGTTTGAACAGGCTTATCAGCTGGTGGTCGCAATTAACGGCCCGCTGGCGCGTAACGTAGCCTGGGACGTTGCCCGTGAACTGCTGCGCGACGGTGTGAACCAGCGCCATCTGGCCGAGCAGGTTCAGCCGCTGCGTATGCGTCTGAACGAGCTTGAGCAGCGCCTGCGCGAGCAGCAGGAAGCCGAGCGTCTGCTGGCGGAATTCTGCAAGCGTCAGGGAAAAAATTACGATTTCGACGAGCTTGAGGCCCTGCATCAGGAGCTGGAAGCGCGTATTGCGGCCCTGTCCGATACCGTATCAAACGCCAGCGAACAGCGTATGACCCTGCGTCAGGAGCTGGAGCAGATTCAGTCCCGTTCGAAGACGCTCCTGGAGCGAGCGCCGGTCTGGCTGGCGGCTCAAAGCAGCCTGAACCAGCTCAGCGAGCAGTGCGGCGAGCAGTTCGAATCCAGCCAGGAAGTGACCGAATACCTGCAGCAGCTGCTGGAGCGCGAGCGCGAAGCCATCGTTGAGCGTGACGAAGTGGGTGCCCGCAAGCGCGACGTCGATGAAGAAATTGAGCGTTTAAGCCAGCCGGGCGGGTCAGAAGATCCGCGCCTGAATGCGCTAGCGGAGCGTTTTGGCGGCGTGCTGCTGTCCGAGATTTATGACGATGTTGGCCTTGACGATGCCCCGTACTTCTCCGCGCTGTACGGTCCATCCCGCAACGCGATTGTGGTCCCGGATCTGTCGCTGATTTCTGATCAGCTTGCCGGCCTGGAAGATTGCCCGGAAGATCTCTATCTGATCGAAGGGGATCCGCAGTCGTTCGATGACAGCGTATTCAGCGTCGACGAGCTGGAAAAAGCGGTGGTGGTGAAAATTGCCGACCGTCAGTGGCGTTACTCCCGCTTCCCTGAGCTGCCGCTGTTTGGCCGCGCCGCGCGCGAAAGCCGCATCGAGAGCCTGCACGCCGAGCGTGAAACGCTGTCTGAACGTTTTGCGACCCTGTCGTTTGACGTGCAGAAAACCCAGCGTCTGCATCAGTCGTTCAGCCGCTTTATCGGCAGCCATCTCGCCGTTGCGTTTGACGCGGATCCGGAAGCCGAAATCCGCAAGCTCAATACCCGCCGCGGCGAGCTGGAACGTGCGATTGCAAGCCATGAAAGTGATAACCAGCAAAGTCGCGTTCAGTTTGAACAGGCAAAAGAGGGCGTCTCTGCCCTTAACCGCATTCTGCCGCGCCTGAATCTGCTGGCGGATGACACGCTGGCTGACCGCGTGGATGAGATCCAGGAGCGTCTGGATGAAGCGCAGGAAGCCGCGCGTTTCGTTCAGCAGCATGGCAATCAGCTTGCGAAGCTGGAGCCCGTCGTGTCTGTCCTGCAGAGCGACCCGGAACAGTTCGAGCAGTTAAAAGAAGATTATGCCTGGTCGCAGCAGGTGCAGCGCGAAGCGCGTCAGCAGGCGTTTGCCCTGACGGAAGTGGTGCAGCGTCGCGCGCACTTTGGCTACTCCGATTCGGCTGAAATGCTGAGCGGTAACAGCGACCTGAACGAAAAACTGCGTCAGCGCCTTGAGCAGGCGGAAGCGGAACGTACTCGCGCCCGCGAAGCAATGCGCAGCCATTCCGCTCAGCTCAACCAGTACAACCAGGTGCTGGCCTCGCTGAAAAGCTCCTTCGATACCAAGAAAGAGCTGTTAAACGATCTGCAGAAAGAGCTTCAGGACATCGGCGTTCGCGCCGACAGCGGGGCAGAAGAGCGCGCGCGTATTCGTCGTGACGAGCTGCATTCGCAGCTCAGCAATAACCGCGCGCGTCGTAATCAGCTGGAAAAAGCGCTGACCTTCTGCGAAGCGGAAATGGATAACCTGACCCGTCGCCTGCGCAAGCTGGAACGCGACTATCACGAAATGCGCGAGCAGGTCGTGACCGCCAAGGCGGGCTGGTGCGCGGTGATGCGCATGGTGAAAGACAACAACGTTGAGCGTCGTCTGCACCGCCGCGAGCTGGCGTATCTCTCTGCCGATGAGCTGCGCTCCATGTCGGATAAGGCATTGGGTGCGCTGCGTCTGGCGGTGGCGGATAACGAACACCTGCGCGACGTGCTGCGCATGTCGGAAGATC encodes the following:
- the mukB gene encoding chromosome partition protein MukB is translated as MIERGKFRSLTLINWNGFFARTFDLDELVTTLSGGNGAGKSTTMAAFVTALIPDLTLLHFRNTTEAGATSGSRDKGLHGKLKAGVCYSVLDVINSRHQRVVVGVRLQQVAGRDRKVDIKPFAIQGLPTSVQPTALLTETLNERQARVLTLQELKDKLEAIEGVQFKQFNSITDYHSLMFDLGVVARRLRTASDRSKYYRLIEASLYGGISSAITRSLRDYLLPENSGVRKAFQDMEAALRENRMTLEAIRVTQSDRDLFKHLISEATNYVAADYMRHANERRVHLDQALEYRRELFTSRKQLVAEQYKHVEMARELGEHNGAEGDLEADYQAASDHLNLVQTALRQQEKIERYEADLDELQIRLEEQNEVVAEAADMQEENEARAEAAELEVDELKSQLADYQQALDVQQTRAIQYTQALQALQRAKELCHLPDLTPDSADEWLDTFQAKEQEATEKLLSLEQKMSVAQTAHSQFEQAYQLVVAINGPLARNVAWDVARELLRDGVNQRHLAEQVQPLRMRLNELEQRLREQQEAERLLAEFCKRQGKNYDFDELEALHQELEARIAALSDTVSNASEQRMTLRQELEQIQSRSKTLLERAPVWLAAQSSLNQLSEQCGEQFESSQEVTEYLQQLLEREREAIVERDEVGARKRDVDEEIERLSQPGGSEDPRLNALAERFGGVLLSEIYDDVGLDDAPYFSALYGPSRNAIVVPDLSLISDQLAGLEDCPEDLYLIEGDPQSFDDSVFSVDELEKAVVVKIADRQWRYSRFPELPLFGRAARESRIESLHAERETLSERFATLSFDVQKTQRLHQSFSRFIGSHLAVAFDADPEAEIRKLNTRRGELERAIASHESDNQQSRVQFEQAKEGVSALNRILPRLNLLADDTLADRVDEIQERLDEAQEAARFVQQHGNQLAKLEPVVSVLQSDPEQFEQLKEDYAWSQQVQREARQQAFALTEVVQRRAHFGYSDSAEMLSGNSDLNEKLRQRLEQAEAERTRAREAMRSHSAQLNQYNQVLASLKSSFDTKKELLNDLQKELQDIGVRADSGAEERARIRRDELHSQLSNNRARRNQLEKALTFCEAEMDNLTRRLRKLERDYHEMREQVVTAKAGWCAVMRMVKDNNVERRLHRRELAYLSADELRSMSDKALGALRLAVADNEHLRDVLRMSEDPKRPERKIQFFVAVYQHLRERIRQDIIRTDDPVEAIEQMEIELGRLTEELTSREQKLAISSRSVANIIRKTIQREQNRIRQLNQGLQSVSFGQVNSVRLNVNVREAHATLLEVLSEQHEQHQDLFNSNRLTFSEALAKLYQRLNPQIDMGQRTPQTIGEELLDYRNYLEMEVEVNRGSDGWLRAESGALSTGEAIGTGMSILVMVVQSWEDEARRLRGKDISPCRLLFLDEAARLDARSIATLFELCERLDMQLIIAAPENISPEKGTTYKLVRKVFQNSEHVHVVGLRGFAPQPPESLPETTADAS
- the mukE gene encoding chromosome partition protein MukE is translated as MSLTNIEQVMPVKLAQALANPLFPALDSQLRAGRHIGLDELDNHAFLMDFQEYLEEFYARYNVELIRAPEGFFYLRPRSTTLIPRSVLSELDMMVGKILCYLYLSPERLANEGIFTQQELYDELLTLADEGKLLKLVNNRSTGSDLDRQKLQEKVRSSLNRLRRLGMVWFMGHDSSKFRITESVFRFGADVRAGDDAREAQLRMIRDGEAMPVENHLQLNDEHEENLPDSGEEE
- the mukF gene encoding chromosome partition protein MukF; protein product: MSEFSQTVPELVAWARKNDFSISLPVDRLSFLLAVATLNGERLDVEMSEGELVDAFRHVSDAFEQTSETISVRANNAINDMVRQRLLNRFTSEQAEGNAIYRLTPLGIGITDYYIRQREFSTLRLSMQLSIVAGELKRAADAADENGDEFHWHRNVYAPLKYSVAEIFDSIDLTQRLMDEQQQQVKDDIAQLLNKDWRAAISSCELLLSETSGTLRELQDTLEAAGDKLQANLLRIQDATLAHDDLHFIDRLVFDLQSKLDRIISWGQQSIDLWIGYDRHVHKFIRTAIDMDKNRVFAQRLRQSVQTYFDAPWALTYANADRLLDMRDEEMALRDEEVTGELPPDLEYEEFNEIREQLAAMIEEQLAVYKTRQVPLDLGLVVRDYLAQYPRARHFDIARIVVDQAVRLGVAQADFTGLPPKWQPINDYGAKVQAHVIDKY